Proteins encoded together in one Aurantiacibacter aquimixticola window:
- a CDS encoding TIGR01244 family sulfur transferase: protein MTDFRILSETVSASPQITTGDVAEAKAQGFAMIVNNRPDGEVPGQPAGSDIEACAAEHGLAYRAIPVGQAGFGPPQIAAMQAALAEADGKVLAYCRSGTRSTFLWALARASEGDSPETLAEAAARAGYDLNPMKDAMATLSAKARG, encoded by the coding sequence ATGACAGATTTTCGAATCTTGTCCGAAACCGTATCGGCGAGCCCGCAGATCACCACCGGCGACGTCGCAGAAGCGAAGGCGCAGGGGTTTGCAATGATCGTGAACAATCGTCCCGATGGCGAAGTGCCGGGCCAGCCTGCAGGCTCCGACATCGAGGCGTGCGCCGCCGAGCATGGCTTGGCCTATCGCGCCATCCCGGTGGGCCAGGCTGGCTTCGGTCCGCCACAGATCGCGGCTATGCAAGCCGCTCTTGCGGAAGCCGACGGCAAGGTGCTTGCCTATTGCCGATCCGGCACGCGCTCGACTTTCCTGTGGGCTCTCGCACGCGCCAGCGAGGGCGACAGTCCCGAAACGCTTGCGGAGGCTGCGGCGAGGGCAGGCTACGACCTCAACCCGATGAAGGATGCCATGGCCACGCTATCGGCAAAGGCGCGCGGCTGA
- a CDS encoding cold-shock protein produces MGYDKGRRGRGRDKRDGFGEEGFDPFGEGGPPPMDSGGWRDGGNDRFGGGSGGGGRFNDDRGGGGFGGQRGGGGGFRGGGGGAPRGGGMPAQVVGTGQGKVKFFNTQKGFGFIQRDEGGEDVFVHISQVERAGLEGLAEGQELQFNLVDRGGKVSAADLQVVGDVIEVQKAAPQRELTGEKAVGTVKFFNSMKGFGFITRDDGKEDAFVHISAVERSGLQGIDEGDRFEFDLEVDRRGKYSAVNLVPVQA; encoded by the coding sequence ATGGGTTACGACAAGGGACGTCGCGGTCGGGGTCGCGACAAGCGGGACGGTTTCGGCGAAGAAGGTTTCGATCCATTCGGTGAGGGCGGTCCGCCCCCGATGGATAGCGGCGGCTGGCGCGATGGCGGCAATGATCGCTTCGGCGGCGGTAGCGGTGGCGGCGGCCGTTTCAATGACGATCGCGGCGGAGGCGGCTTCGGTGGCCAGCGTGGCGGAGGCGGTGGCTTTCGCGGCGGCGGCGGCGGTGCCCCGCGCGGCGGCGGCATGCCTGCCCAGGTGGTCGGCACGGGCCAGGGCAAGGTCAAGTTCTTCAACACGCAGAAAGGCTTCGGCTTCATTCAGCGTGACGAGGGCGGAGAGGACGTGTTCGTCCATATCAGCCAGGTCGAACGTGCAGGCCTCGAAGGTCTTGCCGAGGGGCAGGAGCTGCAGTTCAATCTCGTCGATCGCGGCGGGAAGGTTTCGGCAGCGGACCTCCAGGTCGTGGGCGACGTGATCGAAGTGCAGAAGGCTGCGCCGCAGCGCGAGCTGACCGGTGAAAAGGCCGTGGGCACGGTGAAGTTCTTCAATTCGATGAAGGGCTTCGGTTTCATTACTCGCGACGATGGCAAGGAAGACGCCTTCGTGCACATCAGCGCGGTAGAGCGGTCCGGCCTGCAGGGCATCGACGAAGGCGACAGGTTCGAATTCGACCTCGAAGTCGATCGGCGCGGCAAGTATTCGGCCGTCAATCTGGTCCCCGTCCAGGCCTGA
- a CDS encoding aspartate aminotransferase family protein produces MSITPLMPVYPRCGVRPVRGEHCHLIDEDGTRYLDFASGIAVNLLGHSHAGLIGAIQKQAETLMHVSNLYGSPQGEELAQKLVDNTFADTVFFTNSGAEAVECAIKTVRAYHQHDGNDERFEIITFVNAFHGRTMATISASNQEKMHKGFNPLLPGFRYVEFDDLEAAKAAIGPQTAGFLVEPVQGEGGIRPASQEFMQGLRKLADEHDLLLALDEVQCGVARTGTLYAYEQYGIEPDVVASAKGIGGGFPIGACLATEKAARGMTFGTHGSTYGGNPLGMAAGMAVMEAVANDEFLAEVRAKGERLRSRLEQFIGNYPDLFESVRGMGLMLGMKMKVEPRPFMVHLRDHHELLTVAAGDNTLRLLPPLVIGDAEMDEFFEKLSAGAASFQPEHA; encoded by the coding sequence ATGTCGATCACGCCGCTCATGCCAGTCTATCCCCGCTGCGGCGTGCGGCCGGTGCGCGGCGAGCACTGTCATCTGATCGACGAGGACGGCACGCGCTATCTCGATTTTGCGAGCGGCATCGCGGTCAACCTGCTGGGTCACAGCCACGCCGGCCTGATTGGCGCGATCCAGAAGCAGGCGGAAACGCTGATGCATGTCTCCAACCTCTATGGCAGTCCGCAGGGCGAAGAGCTGGCGCAGAAGTTGGTCGACAACACCTTTGCCGACACCGTGTTCTTCACCAATTCCGGCGCCGAAGCGGTGGAATGCGCGATCAAGACGGTACGTGCCTATCACCAGCATGACGGGAATGACGAGCGGTTCGAGATCATCACCTTCGTCAACGCCTTCCACGGACGTACGATGGCCACGATCAGCGCATCCAATCAGGAAAAGATGCACAAGGGCTTCAACCCGCTGCTGCCCGGCTTCCGCTATGTCGAGTTCGACGATCTGGAAGCGGCAAAGGCGGCGATCGGACCGCAAACCGCGGGTTTTCTCGTCGAGCCGGTCCAGGGCGAAGGCGGTATCCGGCCGGCGAGCCAGGAATTCATGCAAGGCCTGCGCAAGCTCGCCGACGAGCACGACCTGCTCCTCGCGCTCGACGAAGTGCAATGCGGTGTTGCGCGCACCGGCACACTCTACGCCTACGAGCAGTACGGGATCGAGCCGGACGTCGTCGCCAGCGCCAAGGGCATTGGCGGCGGCTTTCCCATCGGCGCTTGCCTTGCCACCGAAAAGGCGGCGCGCGGCATGACGTTCGGCACGCACGGCTCCACCTATGGCGGCAATCCCCTCGGCATGGCGGCAGGCATGGCGGTGATGGAAGCCGTGGCGAACGACGAATTTCTCGCCGAAGTCCGCGCGAAGGGAGAGCGGCTGCGCAGTCGGCTCGAACAGTTCATCGGCAATTATCCGGATCTGTTCGAAAGCGTGCGCGGCATGGGCCTGATGCTCGGAATGAAGATGAAGGTCGAGCCGAGACCGTTCATGGTGCATCTGCGCGATCATCACGAGCTGCTGACCGTCGCTGCCGGCGATAACACGTTGCGCCTGCTGCCTCCGCTGGTGATCGGCGATGCGGAAATGGACGAGTTTTTCGAGAAGCTTTCTGCAGGCGCGGCGAGCTTTCAGCCCGAACACGCCTGA
- the argF gene encoding ornithine carbamoyltransferase yields MAGRHFLDLSDAGGDAVAAIIADALDRKKARADWPKGKADADAPMAGRVLAMVFEKNSTRTRVSFDIAMRQLGGTAIIVDAGTSQLGRGESAADTARVLSRMADAIMVRTDDHAKIEAMARHADVPVINGLTDRSHPCQIVADLLTAIEHEKALPGLEVAWFGDGNNVLHSILEAAALMKFNVRIATPRGYEPDAEFVEMARAEGSTVTLTQDAREAAAAADVLVTDTWVSMGQADTEEKLAAMQPYRVDAALMAQAKSDAIFLHCLPAHVGDEVSEEVFEGPQSVVFDEAENRIHAQKSVLLWCFGLLG; encoded by the coding sequence ATGGCGGGGCGCCATTTCCTCGATCTGTCGGATGCGGGCGGCGATGCCGTGGCGGCGATTATTGCCGACGCGCTCGACCGCAAGAAGGCGCGTGCCGACTGGCCGAAGGGGAAGGCCGATGCCGATGCGCCGATGGCGGGCCGCGTGCTTGCCATGGTGTTCGAGAAGAATTCGACCCGCACCCGTGTCAGCTTCGACATCGCCATGCGCCAGCTCGGCGGCACTGCCATCATCGTCGATGCGGGCACGTCCCAGCTTGGGCGCGGAGAATCGGCGGCGGACACGGCGCGCGTGCTCAGCCGGATGGCCGATGCAATCATGGTTCGCACTGACGACCACGCGAAGATCGAGGCGATGGCCCGCCATGCCGACGTGCCGGTAATCAACGGTCTGACCGACCGCTCGCATCCGTGCCAGATTGTGGCCGATCTGCTCACTGCCATCGAGCACGAGAAAGCGCTGCCGGGGCTCGAGGTCGCGTGGTTCGGGGATGGCAACAATGTGCTCCATTCGATCCTGGAGGCCGCGGCGTTGATGAAGTTCAACGTGCGCATCGCGACGCCGCGCGGCTACGAACCGGACGCGGAGTTCGTGGAAATGGCGCGCGCGGAGGGCTCGACAGTTACGCTGACGCAGGATGCGCGCGAGGCGGCTGCCGCGGCCGATGTCCTTGTTACCGATACATGGGTGTCGATGGGGCAGGCCGACACCGAAGAGAAGCTCGCCGCGATGCAGCCCTATCGCGTCGACGCCGCGCTGATGGCGCAGGCGAAGTCCGATGCGATCTTCCTGCATTGCTTGCCGGCGCATGTCGGCGACGAAGTGAGCGAGGAGGTTTTCGAGGGTCCGCAGTCGGTCGTGTTCGACGAAGCAGAAAATCGGATCCACGCGCAGAAGTCGGTGCTCTTGTGGTGTTTCGGCCTGCTCGGCTGA
- a CDS encoding Hsp33 family molecular chaperone HslO — MTSLHSETFADRLLGFTLPDRDSRGRLVRLGPVLDEILGAHDYPTALAHALSEALVLTTLMGGLLKDEGDQLTLQVQSKGGIADLLVCDYRGGELRGYVQHDRDKAIATGASASLATLFGEGHLAITFDIARTGKRYQGIVPLEGESLSAAVESYFAQSEQVPTRIQTAIRSGPEGSLAAGFLVQHLPDGEEGRERLHARLDHPEWQHVSVMAESIKHEELADAGLSLEELVWRLYHEEREVRVMPGARISRGCRCTETHFESVLARFPKEERREMANEDGIILVDCAFCSKEFAIQD; from the coding sequence ATGACTTCCCTACACAGCGAAACCTTTGCCGACAGGCTGCTCGGCTTCACCTTGCCCGATCGAGACAGCCGCGGCCGCCTTGTGCGGCTGGGGCCGGTGCTCGACGAGATCCTTGGCGCGCATGATTACCCGACGGCGCTGGCCCACGCGCTTTCCGAAGCGCTCGTGCTGACGACGCTGATGGGCGGGCTGCTGAAGGACGAGGGCGACCAGCTGACGCTGCAAGTGCAGAGCAAAGGCGGCATCGCCGACCTGCTCGTGTGCGATTATCGTGGCGGAGAATTGCGCGGCTATGTCCAGCATGATCGCGACAAGGCGATCGCGACCGGCGCGAGCGCATCTCTCGCCACCCTTTTCGGGGAAGGCCACCTCGCCATCACCTTCGACATTGCGCGCACCGGCAAGCGCTATCAGGGCATCGTTCCGCTCGAAGGCGAGTCGCTGTCGGCGGCGGTGGAAAGCTATTTCGCGCAAAGCGAGCAGGTGCCGACCCGCATACAGACCGCGATCCGCTCCGGACCCGAAGGCAGCCTGGCGGCGGGGTTTCTGGTGCAGCACCTGCCCGATGGCGAAGAGGGGCGAGAGCGCCTCCATGCGAGGCTCGACCATCCGGAGTGGCAGCACGTCTCCGTCATGGCGGAGAGCATCAAGCACGAGGAGCTCGCCGATGCGGGTCTGTCGCTCGAAGAATTGGTGTGGCGCCTCTATCACGAAGAGCGTGAAGTGCGGGTCATGCCGGGAGCGCGGATTTCGCGCGGCTGTCGCTGCACGGAAACGCATTTCGAGAGCGTGCTGGCGCGCTTCCCGAAAGAGGAGCGGCGCGAAATGGCGAATGAGGACGGGATAATTCTGGTGGATTGCGCATTCTGTTCAAAAGAGTTCGCCATCCAGGATTGA
- a CDS encoding DUF3617 domain-containing protein, with product MQIGKVIRIAGVAGAALLAFAPASAQAPGLAMLERLDRGQWTLSMRGGGSQRICVRTGREFIQLRHRQPGCERFVVGDESNEVTVQYTCRGNGYGRTTIRRESSNLVQVRSQGIHGGRPFSIDAEARRTGSC from the coding sequence ATGCAGATCGGGAAAGTCATCAGGATAGCGGGCGTCGCCGGCGCGGCGCTGCTCGCTTTCGCACCTGCATCGGCGCAAGCGCCGGGCCTCGCCATGCTGGAACGGCTCGATCGCGGACAATGGACGCTTTCGATGCGCGGCGGTGGGTCGCAAAGGATCTGCGTGCGCACGGGCCGCGAATTCATCCAGCTGCGGCATCGCCAGCCCGGCTGCGAACGCTTCGTCGTTGGCGACGAAAGCAATGAAGTCACCGTCCAGTATACCTGCCGCGGCAATGGCTATGGCCGCACGACCATTCGGCGCGAGTCGAGCAATCTCGTGCAGGTTCGCAGCCAGGGCATTCACGGCGGGCGCCCATTCTCCATCGATGCGGAAGCGCGCCGCACCGGCAGCTGCTAG
- the queC gene encoding 7-cyano-7-deazaguanine synthase QueC, with protein sequence MAQRMSTEKSIATILLSGGLDSMVSAALAREQGFRLHALTIDYGQRHVRELQSAKAIAERMGVERHVELPLDLRQFGGSALTDDIEVPKDGVGEDIPVTYVPARNLLFLALTTAFAESSGSTDLFIGVNALDYSGYPDCRPEFIASFAETARLGTKQGVEGQPFVIHAPLQHMTKAEIASECARLELDPAWSWSCYDPTDEGMACGRCDSCRLRRKGFAEAGVTDTAPYAADPD encoded by the coding sequence ATGGCGCAGCGCATGTCGACTGAGAAATCGATAGCGACGATCCTGCTGTCAGGCGGGCTGGATTCGATGGTAAGCGCGGCACTCGCGCGTGAGCAGGGCTTTCGCCTGCACGCGCTGACGATCGATTACGGCCAGCGCCATGTGCGCGAATTGCAATCGGCAAAGGCGATTGCCGAGAGGATGGGCGTGGAACGGCATGTCGAACTCCCGCTCGATCTGCGCCAATTCGGTGGTTCGGCGCTGACCGACGATATCGAGGTCCCGAAGGATGGCGTGGGCGAGGACATCCCCGTCACTTACGTGCCCGCGCGCAACTTGCTGTTTCTCGCGCTGACCACGGCCTTTGCCGAAAGCAGCGGCTCTACCGATCTGTTCATCGGGGTGAATGCGCTCGACTATTCGGGCTATCCCGATTGTCGCCCCGAATTCATCGCAAGCTTTGCAGAGACGGCGCGGCTGGGCACGAAGCAGGGTGTGGAGGGTCAGCCCTTCGTTATCCACGCGCCATTGCAGCACATGACGAAGGCTGAAATTGCCAGCGAATGCGCACGGCTAGAGCTCGATCCGGCTTGGAGCTGGTCCTGCTACGATCCGACCGACGAGGGGATGGCCTGCGGCCGCTGCGACAGCTGTCGCCTGCGTCGCAAGGGGTTTGCCGAAGCGGGGGTCACGGATACAGCTCCCTACGCCGCCGATCCGGACTAG
- a CDS encoding superoxide dismutase family protein: MQKRSLIIAPLAFLALAGCQTAYQTAATEIGSATLQDRQGNTVGSARMYSLGGEVTLNASFTGLSAGTHAVHLHTTGDCTANDFTSAGGHLNPRGNEHGTLNPQGAHLGDLPNVTIAADGTGTMSTLLRGTADFVGDSVFDADGTAIVVHEGADDYRSDPAGDAGSRVACGLVTRS, translated from the coding sequence ATGCAAAAGCGCTCGCTCATCATCGCCCCGCTGGCCTTCCTCGCCCTGGCGGGATGCCAGACAGCCTATCAGACCGCGGCCACCGAAATCGGCAGCGCGACATTGCAGGACAGGCAGGGCAATACTGTGGGCTCGGCCCGCATGTATTCGCTTGGCGGCGAGGTTACCTTGAACGCGAGTTTCACCGGACTCTCCGCCGGAACGCACGCCGTGCATCTTCACACCACCGGCGATTGCACCGCGAACGATTTCACCTCGGCTGGCGGGCATCTCAATCCGCGTGGCAATGAGCATGGCACGCTCAACCCTCAGGGCGCGCATCTCGGCGATCTGCCGAATGTAACGATCGCAGCCGATGGCACCGGGACAATGAGCACGCTGCTGCGCGGGACTGCCGATTTCGTAGGCGACAGCGTCTTCGACGCGGACGGTACTGCAATCGTGGTGCACGAAGGCGCCGACGATTACCGAAGCGATCCCGCTGGCGATGCCGGAAGCCGGGTCGCCTGCGGCTTGGTGACCCGCAGCTAG
- a CDS encoding DUF2793 domain-containing protein: MTEPISFTSATPRFDLPNLFVAQAQKESFINEALARIDALLHCAVQGESDAPPSAPTDGECWLVGDQPTGDWVHHPGAIACRQAGNWLFAQPRNGMKVFDISTGASIRFDNGWRRAGIVSSPSGGTTEDSEARAAIVELIAALTEAGILPHA, translated from the coding sequence ATGACAGAACCGATCAGTTTCACCTCCGCCACCCCGCGTTTCGACCTTCCCAACCTGTTCGTCGCCCAGGCACAGAAGGAAAGCTTCATAAACGAGGCGCTCGCCCGGATCGACGCGCTGCTGCATTGCGCGGTTCAGGGGGAAAGCGACGCACCGCCGAGCGCTCCGACCGACGGCGAGTGCTGGCTGGTGGGCGACCAGCCTACCGGCGATTGGGTGCACCATCCGGGCGCAATCGCGTGCCGGCAGGCCGGCAACTGGCTGTTTGCCCAGCCCCGAAATGGGATGAAGGTCTTCGATATCTCGACCGGAGCGAGCATCCGCTTCGACAATGGCTGGCGACGGGCTGGTATTGTGAGCTCTCCCAGCGGCGGCACTACCGAAGATAGCGAAGCGCGCGCAGCCATCGTGGAGCTGATCGCCGCCCTGACCGAAGCGGGTATCCTCCCCCACGCCTGA
- a CDS encoding phage tail protein — protein sequence MATLVLSSVGSAILGPIGAVFGSSIGSKIDAEIFGTDSNEGPRLTELKVTTSSYGAPVPRHFGTMRAAGTIIWATDLQETSEKTGGGKGQPSTTTFAYSISFAVALASRPIARVGRIWADGNLLRGAAGDLKVPGTLRIHDGAGDQPVDPLLASAEGSECPAYRGFAYGVFEDLQLAEFGNRIPALTFEVVAEDGDVSLATMLAPLAGHVTSSRPLGKLRGYSDEGGPLASHLAAIDQVYPLASDASGEGLAIGDGAPQDDAIFTLPEAVVDASGDSFGDESGRSESRRADAARVPAGMRYYDVDRDYQAGLQRASGRADPGRNRVIEFPGALTADSAKSLADAAASRAFLAQDRLAYRIAEIDPRVKPGQVVALPDLPGRWRIEAWEWRDTGVELELLRLPSHQGVTTATQTGRVLSPPDLVSSPTTLYAFELPWDGAGETDTRQIYAAASSSSAGWKGSALYAQTASGLSPIGATGSRRSVVGTLATDLSPAPAMIIDRHSEAIVSLASTDFVLESCTLAELASGANRALVGEEILQFCHAERLGDARWRLSTLLRGRGGTEDATGAPAGAPFVLLDGKPIQLDTAKLGDSEAIAAIGLVDTDPVIATIALSGASRRPLTPVHPRADIESDGGLTLGWTRRARGAWRWPDGVEVPLVEQTESYEVGLGSIEAPRLLWQSDRPSLRIDAATLTQLRADHSGQQLWVRQIGTHARSHPLALTRID from the coding sequence ATGGCCACACTGGTTCTCTCCTCCGTCGGTTCCGCCATTCTCGGGCCGATCGGCGCCGTCTTCGGATCGAGCATCGGTTCGAAAATCGACGCCGAGATTTTCGGCACGGACAGCAATGAAGGCCCGCGCCTGACCGAGCTGAAGGTGACGACATCGAGCTATGGCGCTCCCGTGCCGCGTCACTTCGGCACGATGCGCGCCGCCGGAACGATCATCTGGGCGACCGACCTTCAGGAGACGAGCGAGAAGACGGGCGGCGGCAAGGGCCAACCATCGACGACGACCTTCGCCTACTCGATTTCCTTTGCAGTCGCGCTCGCCAGCCGACCAATTGCGCGCGTGGGACGGATCTGGGCGGATGGCAATTTGCTGCGCGGTGCGGCCGGAGATCTCAAGGTCCCTGGAACACTGCGCATCCATGATGGCGCCGGAGACCAGCCCGTCGACCCCTTGCTTGCAAGCGCCGAGGGGAGTGAATGCCCCGCCTATCGCGGCTTCGCCTATGGCGTGTTCGAGGACTTGCAACTCGCCGAATTCGGCAATCGCATTCCCGCGCTGACATTCGAAGTCGTTGCGGAGGACGGCGATGTCAGCCTCGCCACGATGCTCGCGCCGCTCGCCGGACACGTCACGTCCAGCCGCCCACTCGGCAAATTGCGAGGCTACAGCGACGAGGGCGGCCCGCTGGCGAGCCATCTTGCAGCGATCGACCAAGTCTATCCTCTCGCCAGCGATGCATCGGGCGAGGGGCTCGCCATCGGCGACGGCGCACCGCAGGACGATGCAATCTTCACCCTGCCGGAAGCGGTGGTGGATGCGTCGGGAGATAGCTTCGGCGACGAAAGCGGCCGGTCGGAAAGCCGCCGCGCCGACGCTGCAAGAGTGCCCGCCGGGATGCGATATTACGACGTAGACCGCGACTATCAGGCGGGGCTCCAGCGCGCGAGCGGCCGTGCCGATCCCGGTCGCAACCGCGTGATCGAATTTCCCGGCGCCCTGACAGCGGATAGCGCCAAGTCGCTGGCCGATGCCGCCGCGAGCCGAGCCTTCCTCGCGCAGGATCGCCTTGCCTATCGCATCGCCGAGATCGATCCGCGCGTGAAGCCTGGACAGGTCGTCGCCCTGCCCGACCTGCCCGGGCGGTGGCGGATCGAAGCGTGGGAGTGGCGCGATACCGGCGTCGAGTTGGAACTGCTGCGGCTCCCGAGCCACCAGGGCGTGACGACCGCGACGCAGACGGGCCGAGTGCTGTCACCGCCCGACCTCGTATCCTCGCCCACCACCCTTTATGCCTTTGAACTGCCATGGGACGGCGCGGGAGAGACCGATACGCGGCAAATTTATGCTGCGGCTTCGTCAAGCTCGGCCGGGTGGAAAGGCTCGGCGCTATACGCGCAAACCGCCAGCGGTCTCTCGCCTATCGGCGCGACGGGCAGCCGCCGCAGCGTGGTCGGCACACTCGCCACCGACTTGTCGCCAGCCCCTGCGATGATCATCGACCGCCATTCCGAAGCGATCGTTTCCCTCGCCTCAACCGACTTCGTGCTCGAAAGCTGCACTCTTGCCGAGCTGGCGAGCGGCGCGAACCGGGCGCTTGTCGGCGAGGAAATCCTCCAGTTCTGTCATGCCGAGCGTCTCGGCGATGCGCGCTGGCGTCTCTCGACATTGCTGCGCGGCCGCGGTGGGACGGAAGATGCGACCGGTGCCCCGGCCGGTGCGCCATTCGTCCTTCTCGATGGCAAGCCGATCCAGCTGGACACGGCAAAGCTCGGTGACAGCGAGGCGATTGCCGCCATCGGCCTCGTCGATACCGACCCGGTGATCGCCACCATTGCGCTGTCAGGTGCTTCGAGGCGACCGCTTACGCCTGTCCATCCGCGCGCGGACATTGAGTCCGATGGCGGACTCACGCTCGGCTGGACCAGGCGCGCGCGCGGCGCGTGGCGCTGGCCGGATGGTGTCGAGGTGCCGCTTGTCGAACAGACCGAAAGTTACGAAGTCGGGCTCGGCAGCATCGAAGCTCCACGCCTGCTGTGGCAGTCCGATCGGCCTTCGCTCCGCATCGATGCGGCCACCCTGACGCAGCTTCGCGCCGATCATTCGGGGCAGCAGCTCTGGGTCCGGCAGATCGGCACCCACGCCCGCTCGCACCCCCTTGCCCTAACTCGTATCGACTGA
- a CDS encoding NlpC/P60 family protein, protein MESDGAAFARAADAYCGVPFRLRGRDPVTGIDCIGLVHLALRDIGRTPPTLPAYSLRQAHIDGLLALLAPAGFTATSRSTAAGDLLLMQPGPGQFHLAIALDATRIVHAHAGLRRVVRTALTDTDRVTGRWRLS, encoded by the coding sequence ATGGAGAGCGATGGCGCGGCCTTTGCGCGGGCCGCCGATGCTTATTGCGGGGTGCCGTTCCGCCTGCGCGGGCGTGACCCGGTCACCGGAATCGACTGTATCGGGCTTGTCCACCTCGCTCTACGCGATATCGGCCGGACGCCGCCGACGCTGCCGGCCTACTCGCTCCGGCAAGCGCATATTGACGGCTTGCTTGCCTTACTCGCTCCTGCGGGTTTCACGGCCACATCGCGCTCCACCGCCGCGGGCGACCTTCTGCTGATGCAACCCGGCCCCGGGCAATTTCACCTCGCAATCGCGCTCGATGCGACGCGGATCGTCCATGCCCATGCCGGACTTCGCCGCGTCGTACGCACCGCCTTGACCGACACCGATAGGGTGACCGGGCGCTGGCGCCTCTCCTGA
- a CDS encoding DUF2163 domain-containing protein codes for MSHVFLGSELEGVATWWRIRRKDGVALGFTSHDRDLAFGGMTYRAAPGMLPSAIRRTAGLERDGVEVEGVLAHDSISEDDLASGRYESAHIAIGLVDWESLDNATLFHGELGGVSRTSGRFEAELRSAKAALEADFVPRTSPTCRASFCDADCRFNPARVTHLAAVTALDLADNRVRFGSAPPAGNMHGGTVKWVDGPLAGLTMEVIEAGPSGLVLDRTLTDAIAVGDKAFLREGCDHTISTCATRFGNAANFRGEPHLPGNDLLARYPTG; via the coding sequence ATGAGCCACGTCTTCCTGGGTTCCGAACTGGAAGGCGTCGCGACCTGGTGGCGCATTCGCCGCAAGGACGGCGTCGCGCTGGGGTTTACCAGCCATGATCGCGACCTGGCCTTCGGCGGGATGACATATAGAGCTGCACCTGGAATGCTGCCGTCCGCCATCCGCCGCACCGCCGGACTCGAGAGAGACGGCGTCGAAGTCGAAGGCGTCCTCGCGCACGACTCCATCTCCGAAGATGACCTCGCGAGCGGCCGATACGAAAGCGCGCATATCGCCATCGGACTTGTCGATTGGGAAAGTCTGGACAACGCCACGCTCTTCCACGGTGAGCTGGGCGGCGTATCGCGCACCAGCGGCCGTTTCGAAGCCGAGCTGCGTTCGGCGAAGGCCGCGCTCGAAGCCGACTTCGTCCCGCGAACGAGCCCGACATGCCGGGCAAGTTTCTGCGACGCCGATTGCCGGTTCAATCCGGCCCGCGTAACTCACTTGGCCGCCGTGACCGCGCTCGACCTGGCGGACAACCGCGTGCGCTTTGGCAGCGCGCCTCCGGCGGGCAACATGCATGGCGGCACGGTAAAGTGGGTGGATGGTCCTCTCGCCGGCCTGACGATGGAGGTCATCGAAGCGGGACCATCGGGGCTGGTGCTCGACCGGACACTGACCGATGCCATTGCGGTGGGCGACAAGGCCTTTCTTCGCGAAGGGTGCGATCACACCATCTCGACCTGCGCCACGCGCTTCGGCAATGCCGCCAATTTCCGAGGCGAACCGCATCTGCCGGGCAATGACTTGCTGGCGCGCTACCCGACAGGCTGA